A part of Ziziphus jujuba cultivar Dongzao chromosome 8, ASM3175591v1 genomic DNA contains:
- the LOC132799268 gene encoding cysteine-rich receptor-like protein kinase 25: MASFKRFVTTLVVAVSILSSYLTMTTEATPTYHYHFCSNTTTFNLNSPYKSNLDIVLSNLSSNAAQESDFIFFRADAGDNGTSNYVYGIYLCRGDVNSAICHDCVLTSIEYARQKCSVEKEVIIWYDECMLRYSNQSFQSTMSASPSFCMWNTQNATESDKFKQEVEKTMNECGSKAAKSAKKFMVQEADISGFDTIYSLVQCTQDLSIHDCTKCLQYATSSFPPLLDGKEGARVFLPSCIIRYELYPFYEAAESPKVHPLITRNQQMK; encoded by the exons ATGGCATCCTTCAAGAGGTTTGTGACCACCCTTGTAGTAGCCGTTTCCATATTGAGCAGCTACCTTACTATGACTACCGAAGCCACCCCAACTTATCACTACCATTTCTGCTCAAATACAACCACTTTCAATCTCAACAGCCCCTACAAATCCAATCTGGATATCGTTTTGTCTAATCTTTCCTCGAACGCCGCCCAAGAAAGCGATTTCATCTTCTTCAGGGCCGATGCTGGCGACAACGGCACTAGTAACTATGTCTATGGCATCTATCTCTGCCGTGGCGATGTTAACTCCGCCATCTGCCACGACTGTGTGTTAACATCAATCGAATATGCACGCCAAAAGTGCTCTGTAGAGAAAGAGGTGATCATATGGTACGACGAATGCATGCTGCGCTACTCCAACCAATCCTTCCAGTCCACCATGTCAGCGTCTCCCTCTTTTTGCATGTGGAATACGCAGAATGCGACGGAAAGCGACAAATTCAAGCAGGAAGTAGAGAAGACAATGAATGAATGTGGAAGTAAGGCTGCAAAAAGTGCTAAGAAGTTCATGGTACAAGAAGCTGATATATCAGGATTCGACACCATCTACAGCTTGGTGCAGTGCACGCAGGACTTGTCTATCCACGATTGTACCAAATGTCTCCAGTATGCGACTTCGAGTTTTCCACCACTTTTAGATGGAAAAGAAGGTGCAAGAGTTTTCCTTCCTAGTTGTATTATTAGGTACGAACTTTATCCTTTTTATGAAGCAGCTGAATCGCCTAAAG TTCATCCATTGATTACTAGAAATCAGCAAATGAAATGA